The Peromyscus leucopus breed LL Stock chromosome 4, UCI_PerLeu_2.1, whole genome shotgun sequence genome segment AAGTGAATTATGAACACAAAGCTCTTAATATTGCACAACATTCATCCTAATTATTTAAGGGATGAACTTTAGGACATAAAGTTGAATTGCacagcaaaatgaaaacattttcaatcAGTTCCATGCTGTGGTCAGATGCCTCTTGTTCTTGATTTCCCTGATTAAAGTCTTTGTATGAGCTAGTGGGATTCCAGTAGCATCGGTTCAGCGAGAGAACCTTCAACGAAGGTTTTAAGTGGGTTCTGTTACAAAGATAGAGATGAGTTCAGAGCACATTTCTAACAACCAGGTGAATTCAGGTCcacgttttttttgttttgttttgttttatattccaGACTATGTACAGTGTGTTTCAATGCTTTGGATGGCAATGTGTGTAAATCATGGGAAATAAATTGTTTTCTGTATCTCCTCAGAGTTTTATGAGTAAGATAGGGATTCAACAAGTGACCTTCCTTCTCAATagcaattaaagataaaatagtaTTGAAAAATCAGCCCATTTCAGAATAACAAAACCATGCCATTTTAAAAGAGTTTTACATACTTTTCTATGTTGATTTATGTTTATATGGTTATGTGTATGCttgaatgtttgtgtttctgggttAATAAGAAAAATCAGGAGCCGCGGGTTACCGTTCTGACATGGCCAAGTCCaagaaccacaccacacacaatcaATCTCGAAAATGGCACAGAAATGGTATCAAGAAACTCCGGTCACAAAGATACGAATCTCTTAAGGGGGTGGACCCCAACTTCCTGAGGAACATGCACTTTGCCAAGAAGCACAACAAGAAAGGCCTGAAGAAGATGCAGGCCAGCAATGCAAAGGCATTGAGTGCGTGTGCAGAGGCCACCAAGGCCTTTGTGAAGCCCAAGGTGGTGAAGCCCAAAATGCCAAAGGACCCCAGCCGCAAGCTCAGTCGTCTCGCTTTCATTGCTCACCCCAAGCTCGGGGAGTGGATTAGAAGCTACATGGCCAAGGGTTGTAGCCTCTGTCAGCCAAAGCCCAAGGCTCAAACCAAGGCAGAGGCTtcagctccagctcaggctcCCAAAGGTGCCCAGGCTCCTGTGAAGGCCTCATAGAAAAGGTTTCTGTCTGCCAGACAGATGGACTGGtgtgacacatgtacacactatttgtagatgatcaggaccccatgctgtttttacaaataaacttgaggcaggatctgttaaaaaaagaaaaaaagaaaaatcagaatgtTTGAGGATAATAGTCTTAGCAGtacaaagaaatgtaaacaagaaataaaattcttCTTTTATCTAATTAAGCATTTCCAATTATGTGACTATTGGATTTTGAGTATGATTATTACATTGTCAAAAGTCAGTGGGGAATTGGCAATACAATAATGTAAGCACTATATAGGTAGTGTCTTTTGAATTAATACGTTGCTTTCTCTGTTTAATGGAATACAATGGCTCTATATAAAATTCTGAACATTACAaagttttttggggtttttttttttgcatgttaaGTTTTTTTCTTGAGGCCATTCACCTCTTGACTAATACAAAGTAGTTCTAGGTTAGTGGTTACTTTATTACagggaaaaag includes the following:
- the LOC114703592 gene encoding 60S ribosomal protein L29-like, producing MAKSKNHTTHNQSRKWHRNGIKKLRSQRYESLKGVDPNFLRNMHFAKKHNKKGLKKMQASNAKALSACAEATKAFVKPKVVKPKMPKDPSRKLSRLAFIAHPKLGEWIRSYMAKGCSLCQPKPKAQTKAEASAPAQAPKGAQAPVKAS